The proteins below come from a single uncultured delta proteobacterium genomic window:
- a CDS encoding conserved hypothetical protein (Evidence 4 : Homologs of previously reported genes of unknown function): MTVRATSTNANYLNAYSMYQDLYAKNTKTSDSNTAIAGNYTTSGTQATSGLLTAQGRDELSKALDAMKKAGYTRFTFNDVEDYRKNLESEFSKTVKADLKEMGVDPDITFNLVLDANGNLKVISDHADKAAVEAYFEDNPEMVDVFKHIQALSNLKKAQSRAPDQAAEFTRNMKLSLQAEAVQAFFAATDNNGADYFSQIATFGSNDATSFLLGLNQSV; this comes from the coding sequence ATGACCGTTCGCGCGACCAGCACCAACGCCAACTACCTCAATGCCTACAGCATGTACCAGGACCTGTACGCCAAAAATACCAAGACCTCGGACAGCAACACGGCCATTGCCGGCAATTACACGACGTCCGGCACCCAGGCGACCAGCGGCCTTCTGACGGCCCAGGGCCGCGACGAACTGTCCAAGGCACTCGACGCCATGAAAAAGGCCGGCTACACGCGGTTCACGTTCAACGATGTGGAAGATTACCGCAAGAACCTGGAATCCGAGTTTTCCAAAACCGTCAAGGCCGACCTCAAGGAAATGGGCGTGGACCCGGATATTACATTCAACCTGGTGCTGGACGCCAACGGCAACCTCAAGGTCATCAGCGACCACGCGGACAAGGCCGCCGTTGAAGCGTATTTTGAGGACAACCCGGAAATGGTCGACGTGTTCAAACACATCCAGGCGCTTTCCAACCTCAAAAAGGCCCAAAGCCGCGCGCCGGACCAGGCCGCGGAATTTACCCGCAACATGAAGCTCAGCCTCCAGGCCGAAGCCGTGCAAGCATTTTTTGCCGCCACGGACAACAACGGCGCGGATTATTTCAGCCAGATCGCCACGTTCGGCTCCAACGACGCAACGTCGTTCCTGCTGGGGCTCAACCAGTCCGTATAA
- the cshA gene encoding DEAD-box ATP-dependent RNA helicase CshA, whose amino-acid sequence MSNRFDELPLSKELLKAIEDMGFEEATPIQTLAIPALLEGHDIIGQAQTGTGKTAAFGIPLLEGVNTKSKQVQGLVLCPTRELAIQVAAELTSLAARKKGVFILPVYGGQPMDRQLRALSRGVQVVVGTPGRVMDHMDRRTLDLSAVRFAVLDEADEMLDMGFFEDMETILADTPQDCQKAMFSATMPAGIQSLAERFLRDPKTLKITQKRLTVPTIEQIWFEVRQHQKLDALCRVLDTWNPNRAIVFCSTKHGTDELVSNLQGRGYQADALHGNLSQTQRDRVMARFRSGTLDILAATDVAARGLDVDDVNAVINYDIPNGAENYVHRIGRTGRAGKTGKAFTFVTPRETYALRDIAHRTKAPITQAQLPSRFEVANIKTAQLLEEVRAVITENNLAKHTLMVEKFLEGDETSMQMAAALLKMLMKREFGEADFPEEKRAKHELSGDTVRLFFNLGHKAKIGPRDIVGAITGETGLPGRIVGSIEIRDRFSFADVPAEHADAIIQALDGSKLRGCRLGVDKATPK is encoded by the coding sequence ATGAGCAACCGTTTTGATGAACTGCCCCTTTCCAAAGAACTTCTGAAAGCCATTGAAGACATGGGGTTTGAAGAAGCCACCCCCATCCAGACGCTGGCCATTCCCGCGCTTCTCGAAGGGCATGATATAATCGGCCAGGCCCAGACGGGCACCGGTAAAACCGCCGCTTTCGGCATCCCCCTGCTTGAAGGGGTCAACACCAAAAGCAAACAGGTTCAGGGCCTTGTGCTCTGCCCTACGCGCGAGTTGGCCATCCAGGTCGCCGCGGAGCTGACCTCCCTTGCCGCGCGCAAAAAAGGCGTGTTCATTCTGCCCGTCTATGGCGGGCAGCCCATGGACAGGCAGCTGCGCGCCCTCTCACGGGGAGTGCAGGTGGTCGTGGGCACGCCCGGCCGCGTCATGGACCACATGGACAGGCGTACGCTCGATCTTAGCGCCGTGCGGTTCGCCGTGCTCGACGAAGCGGATGAAATGCTGGACATGGGCTTTTTCGAGGATATGGAGACCATCCTCGCGGATACGCCCCAGGACTGCCAGAAAGCCATGTTCTCCGCCACCATGCCCGCCGGCATCCAGAGCCTCGCGGAGCGCTTTCTCCGCGACCCCAAAACCTTGAAGATAACGCAAAAACGCCTGACCGTGCCCACCATCGAGCAGATCTGGTTCGAAGTGCGCCAGCATCAGAAACTCGATGCGCTCTGCCGCGTGCTCGATACCTGGAACCCGAACCGGGCCATCGTGTTCTGCTCGACCAAGCACGGCACGGACGAGCTCGTCAGCAACCTCCAGGGCAGGGGCTATCAGGCGGACGCCCTGCACGGGAACCTTTCCCAGACCCAGCGCGACCGGGTCATGGCCCGCTTCCGGAGCGGAACCCTCGATATCCTGGCGGCCACGGACGTTGCCGCGCGCGGCCTTGACGTGGACGATGTGAACGCGGTCATCAACTATGATATCCCCAACGGCGCGGAAAACTACGTCCACCGCATCGGCCGCACCGGCCGGGCCGGCAAGACCGGCAAGGCCTTCACCTTTGTGACCCCGCGCGAGACGTACGCCCTGCGCGACATAGCGCACCGCACCAAGGCCCCGATAACCCAGGCCCAGCTGCCGAGCCGGTTCGAGGTGGCCAACATCAAAACCGCGCAGCTTCTGGAAGAAGTGCGCGCGGTCATCACGGAAAACAATCTTGCCAAACACACCCTGATGGTGGAAAAATTCCTGGAAGGCGACGAAACCAGCATGCAGATGGCCGCCGCGCTCCTGAAAATGCTCATGAAGCGCGAATTCGGCGAAGCGGACTTCCCCGAGGAAAAACGGGCCAAGCACGAGCTGTCCGGCGATACCGTCCGGCTGTTTTTCAACCTCGGGCACAAGGCGAAAATCGGCCCGCGCGACATCGTCGGCGCCATCACCGGCGAAACCGGCCTGCCCGGCCGCATTGTGGGCTCCATTGAAATACGGGACCGCTTCTCCTTCGCGGACGTGCCCGCGGAGCATGCGGACGCCATCATCCAGGCGCTTGACGGCTCCAAACTGCGCGGCTGCCGCCTGGGCGTGGACAAGGCAACCCCCAAATAA
- a CDS encoding conserved exported hypothetical protein (Evidence 4 : Homologs of previously reported genes of unknown function) gives MNIIAYTLMCYGLTIAISLLVIAVVLGVNKIMSKADAQNGDN, from the coding sequence ATGAACATCATTGCGTATACCCTGATGTGTTACGGGCTGACGATAGCCATCTCGCTGCTCGTCATCGCGGTCGTGCTCGGCGTGAACAAGATCATGAGCAAAGCAGACGCCCAGAACGGCGACAACTAG
- a CDS encoding membrane hypothetical protein (Evidence 5 : No homology to any previously reported sequences), whose protein sequence is MGKFILYTVFGTLATFAIILHLSLLPHLADLPRFANGLTVDAVLSELHSFLLTLAVSWIAWWSVSGILSLILYSLGKYTGIILFVLSLGVVFGITLLIT, encoded by the coding sequence ATGGGAAAATTCATACTCTATACCGTCTTCGGAACGCTGGCGACCTTTGCGATTATCCTGCACTTGAGCCTTTTGCCCCATCTTGCGGACTTGCCGCGTTTCGCGAACGGCCTTACCGTTGACGCGGTTTTGAGCGAACTTCACTCCTTCCTGCTCACCCTTGCCGTTTCCTGGATTGCCTGGTGGAGCGTTTCCGGCATCCTGTCCCTTATTCTCTATTCCCTCGGGAAATACACGGGCATCATTCTTTTTGTCCTTTCCCTGGGCGTCGTCTTCGGCATCACCCTCCTGATAACCTGA
- a CDS encoding hypothetical protein (Evidence 5 : No homology to any previously reported sequences) translates to MFHPPGVGILDKNAPAFKQRFVQFPQYPHGDFPGDGAERQGRDDGRDGAVRVFFGQHLAQVDRVPDEKRDLAVPLAERPGKGGRAFHGHNAPGGNPGAEQLPGHGAGAGAEVDDEPLGCRERRVFRRIPGQTDKLAGQRPAAGTDGADLKRRTGEFLDKPHLDSEEVHEPVGGKTALCISGHGIFHTFFRSGHGTLDSAPARFAALCLTVSQQYRKAYMKENNITFLTISQITQHAKDFKFPHAGNIKERTDKHNPMPRACLSIIVYRIYYFTMTARRP, encoded by the coding sequence GTGTTTCATCCACCAGGCGTAGGAATACTGGATAAGAACGCCCCCGCGTTCAAGCAGCGTTTCGTGCAGTTCCCGCAATATCCGCACGGCGATTTTCCGGGGGATGGCGCGGAACGGCAGGGACGAGATGATGGCCGCGACGGGGCTGTCCGGGTATTTTTCGGCCAGCATCTGGCGCAGGTCGACCGCGTCCCCGATGAGAAGCGGGACCTGGCGGTACCGCTGGCGGAACGTCCGGGCAAAGGAGGGCGAGCGTTCCACGGCCACAATGCGCCCGGGGGAAATCCCGGCGCGGAGCAACTCCCCGGTCACGGGGCCGGGGCCGGTGCCGAGGTCGATGATGAGCCCCTCGGTTGCCGCGAGAGGCGCGTATTCCGCCGCATCCCGGGCCAGACTGACAAGCTGGCCGGCCAGCGCCCGGCTGCTGGGACAGATGGAGCCGACCTGAAACGGCGAACAGGCGAATTCCTTGACAAACCCCATCTCGACTCTGAGGAAGTCCATGAGCCTGTCGGAGGAAAAACCGCGCTTTGTATCAGCGGGCATGGCATTTTTCATACATTTTTCAGGAGCGGGCACGGAACCTTGGACAGCGCGCCGGCCCGGTTCGCCGCGTTGTGCTTGACGGTATCGCAACAGTACAGAAAAGCCTATATGAAAGAGAACAACATCACATTTTTGACTATATCGCAAATAACGCAGCATGCAAAGGATTTTAAATTTCCGCACGCGGGGAATATAAAAGAGAGAACGGATAAACACAACCCCATGCCTCGGGCGTGCTTATCCATTATTGTATATCGAATTTACTATTTTACGATGACGGCTCGCCGTCCGTGA
- a CDS encoding conserved membrane hypothetical protein (Evidence 4 : Homologs of previously reported genes of unknown function): MTNIKIQTNFDRKKTRLTQWREEHHLGRGAAVLFATLIALCAVASVNLDAGPTRRFLAGEVATADIVAEHGFVVKDNRATENRREQMRAMQPLVCDLMPDGLNALRHRIQAFFTAVNAAPTLEAKEQARSAFAEQVGEELSPRVFQVLTEPATQAMVLEDILPWMEQRFSGGIVADIRLLLGSQGGIIVRNVRDGHETMYTEPQLIPDVRMAQAELGIMLRSLPNKSVVARRAGQQIVEMLLAPTLIPNYELTKTRTAEAVEAMEPTVYRVQRGEIIVRQGERVTPEQQMKLQSLGQRQADFFRHTYFIGLVCIAFIIASGLFFSPSGKASSPVSQKDLVFIALLVAGVALSSRVLMELGQKLVEINPTFSPETLAYAMPLAGLAGLSAMLFSTRRYVTTGLLLAFFSAAMYKGSLALFLFYFLSAMWNTWLIVRTQSRQDVVGTIFPLLGGLYVMWAGATFIQGGVHTRYFQEAVAVFAGGTLSLCVVFALSPLMEMAFGYVTRFRLMELLNLDQPILRDLMINAPGTYHHSLIVSQLVESGAKAIEAHAMLCKVAALYHDVGKITRPDYFIENQFGRDNPHNKLAPSMSALILLSHVKKGVELAQDHRLGSEVIDIIRQHHGTNLISYFFQKAQRLGENPSEADYCYAGPKPQTREAALVMLADIVEASSRTLDDPTPNRLQMHINNVIKGLFSSGQLDETDLTMKDLNRLSKSFLHVLVGLFHHRIKYPEKPVEKADGERQKRCAEKIACPLETDLPAEPVAHPAAASPAASPVASSVEPPVEPPLEEDGDYAIPPQ, encoded by the coding sequence ATGACCAACATAAAAATACAGACTAATTTTGACCGGAAAAAGACGCGGCTGACCCAATGGCGCGAGGAGCACCACCTCGGCCGCGGCGCGGCCGTGCTTTTTGCCACGCTCATTGCGCTGTGCGCGGTGGCCAGCGTCAATCTTGACGCCGGGCCCACCCGCCGGTTTCTGGCCGGGGAAGTCGCGACGGCGGACATCGTGGCCGAGCACGGGTTTGTGGTCAAGGACAACAGGGCCACGGAAAACCGCCGCGAGCAGATGCGCGCCATGCAGCCCCTTGTCTGCGATCTGATGCCCGACGGCCTCAACGCGCTCCGGCACCGCATCCAGGCGTTTTTTACGGCGGTCAACGCCGCGCCCACGCTGGAAGCCAAGGAGCAGGCCCGCAGCGCCTTTGCCGAACAGGTCGGGGAGGAGCTTTCTCCCCGCGTGTTCCAGGTGTTGACCGAGCCCGCTACGCAGGCCATGGTTCTTGAGGACATTCTTCCCTGGATGGAGCAGCGCTTCTCCGGCGGCATTGTCGCGGATATCCGGCTGCTGCTGGGATCCCAGGGCGGCATCATCGTGCGCAACGTGCGCGACGGCCATGAGACCATGTACACCGAGCCCCAGCTTATTCCCGACGTGCGCATGGCGCAGGCGGAGTTGGGGATCATGCTCCGTTCGCTCCCCAACAAAAGCGTGGTGGCCAGACGCGCGGGCCAGCAGATCGTGGAGATGCTCCTCGCGCCGACGCTCATCCCTAACTATGAGCTGACGAAAACCCGGACCGCCGAAGCCGTGGAAGCCATGGAGCCGACGGTCTACCGCGTGCAGAGAGGGGAAATCATCGTCCGTCAGGGCGAGCGCGTGACGCCGGAACAGCAGATGAAACTCCAGTCGCTGGGGCAGCGGCAGGCGGATTTTTTCCGGCATACCTATTTTATCGGTCTGGTCTGCATTGCCTTCATTATCGCCTCCGGCCTGTTTTTCTCACCCAGCGGAAAGGCTTCGAGCCCGGTGAGCCAGAAAGACCTGGTCTTCATCGCGCTGCTTGTGGCCGGGGTCGCGTTAAGTTCCAGGGTGTTGATGGAACTCGGGCAGAAGCTGGTGGAAATAAACCCGACCTTCTCGCCGGAGACCCTCGCCTACGCCATGCCGCTGGCCGGTCTTGCCGGGCTTTCCGCCATGCTGTTCTCGACCAGGCGCTACGTGACGACCGGCCTGCTGCTCGCCTTTTTCAGCGCGGCCATGTACAAGGGCTCGCTGGCGCTGTTCCTGTTCTATTTTCTTTCGGCCATGTGGAATACCTGGCTGATCGTGCGGACCCAGAGCCGCCAGGATGTGGTGGGGACCATTTTCCCGCTTCTGGGCGGGCTGTACGTCATGTGGGCGGGCGCAACCTTCATCCAGGGCGGCGTGCATACGCGGTATTTCCAGGAAGCCGTGGCCGTGTTCGCGGGCGGCACCCTGTCCCTGTGCGTGGTGTTCGCGCTGTCCCCGCTGATGGAGATGGCGTTCGGGTACGTGACCCGCTTCCGTCTGATGGAGCTGCTCAACCTGGACCAGCCCATCCTGCGCGATCTCATGATTAACGCGCCCGGGACCTACCACCATTCCCTCATCGTGTCCCAGCTGGTCGAATCCGGCGCCAAGGCCATTGAAGCCCATGCCATGCTGTGCAAGGTGGCCGCCCTGTACCATGACGTGGGGAAAATAACCCGCCCCGATTATTTCATCGAGAATCAGTTCGGCAGGGATAACCCGCACAACAAGCTCGCGCCGTCCATGAGCGCGCTCATTTTGCTGTCCCACGTCAAGAAAGGGGTGGAACTCGCGCAGGACCACCGCCTCGGTTCGGAAGTCATCGACATCATCAGGCAGCATCACGGCACCAACCTTATTTCGTATTTTTTCCAGAAAGCGCAACGCCTCGGAGAAAACCCGAGCGAGGCCGATTATTGCTACGCCGGGCCCAAGCCGCAAACCCGCGAGGCGGCCCTTGTCATGCTGGCCGATATTGTGGAAGCTTCCAGCCGCACGCTGGACGACCCCACGCCCAACCGGCTGCAGATGCACATCAACAATGTGATAAAGGGCCTGTTTTCCTCGGGGCAGCTTGACGAGACGGACTTGACCATGAAGGACTTGAACAGGCTTTCGAAAAGCTTCCTGCACGTCCTTGTGGGGCTGTTCCATCACCGCATCAAGTACCCGGAAAAACCGGTCGAGAAAGCTGATGGGGAACGGCAGAAACGGTGCGCGGAAAAAATCGCCTGCCCGCTGGAGACGGATCTCCCGGCGGAGCCCGTTGCCCATCCTGCCGCCGCGTCTCCCGCCGCCTCCCCTGTTGCGTCCTCTGTGGAGCCCCCTGTTGAGCCCCCGCTGGAGGAAGACGGCGATTACGCCATCCCGCCGCAATGA
- a CDS encoding putative Methyltransferase type 11 (Evidence 3 : Function proposed based on presence of conserved amino acid motif, structural feature or limited homology), translating into MPADTKRGFSSDRLMDFLRVEMGFVKEFACSPFQVGSICPSSRALAGQLVSLARDAAEYAPLAATEGLIIDLGTGPGPVTGELLRAGISPGRIVAVERSPSFARTFRQRYRQVPLLIGDAVDLRQMLAEKYPDSPVAAIISSLPFRAIPRKIAVRILRELHETLLERGGVLIQYSYAWWMKHALSESGFSPRVSRLVLQNVPPARVEAYVAEPEYRPKLML; encoded by the coding sequence ATGCCCGCTGATACAAAGCGCGGTTTTTCCTCCGACAGGCTCATGGACTTCCTCAGAGTCGAGATGGGGTTTGTCAAGGAATTCGCCTGTTCGCCGTTTCAGGTCGGCTCCATCTGTCCCAGCAGCCGGGCGCTGGCCGGCCAGCTTGTCAGTCTGGCCCGGGATGCGGCGGAATACGCGCCTCTCGCGGCAACCGAGGGGCTCATCATCGACCTCGGCACCGGCCCCGGCCCCGTGACCGGGGAGTTGCTCCGCGCCGGGATTTCCCCCGGGCGCATTGTGGCCGTGGAACGCTCGCCCTCCTTTGCCCGGACGTTCCGCCAGCGGTACCGCCAGGTCCCGCTTCTCATCGGGGACGCGGTCGACCTGCGCCAGATGCTGGCCGAAAAATACCCGGACAGCCCCGTCGCGGCCATCATCTCGTCCCTGCCGTTCCGCGCCATCCCCCGGAAAATCGCCGTGCGGATATTGCGGGAACTGCACGAAACGCTGCTTGAACGCGGGGGCGTTCTTATCCAGTATTCCTACGCCTGGTGGATGAAACACGCTCTCAGCGAATCAGGATTTTCCCCCCGCGTGTCCAGGCTGGTTCTGCAAAACGTGCCCCCGGCGCGGGTGGAAGCGTACGTGGCCGAGCCGGAATACCGTCCGAAGCTGATGCTGTGA
- the ybeZ gene encoding putative enzyme with nucleoside triphosphate hydrolase domain (Evidence 3 : Function proposed based on presence of conserved amino acid motif, structural feature or limited homology; PubMedId : 12762842; Product type pe : putative enzyme), translating into MSITPCTESSSVGTGSCASDEAAGQAAKTLVFDDATLANTLFGPQNAHLRLIAERSGTSIGSRGLAVSIEGEDGARALVKNCLTQLYALLKAGHPLHPRDMEYAFGMLERDADADIAKIFRDAVFVVSPRRTISPKTLSQRDYVAALREADMTFAVGPAGTGKTYLAVAVALSMLLAKRVKRIILTRPAVEAGERLGFLPGDLAQKINPYLRPLYDALHDMLDFERVAEMLETGVIEVAPLAFMRGRTLNDSFIILDEAQNTTTEQMKMFLTRMGFGSKTAITGDTTQIDLPESGKAAPRSGLVQALSVLRDVEGIRMLRFDESDVLRHPLVGRVVKAYDQHKNTD; encoded by the coding sequence GTGAGTATAACGCCCTGCACCGAGTCGTCCTCCGTTGGTACCGGCTCCTGCGCCTCGGACGAGGCCGCGGGCCAGGCCGCCAAAACCCTCGTGTTTGACGACGCGACTCTCGCCAATACCCTGTTCGGGCCGCAAAACGCACACCTGCGCCTTATCGCGGAACGGTCGGGCACATCCATCGGGTCGCGCGGCCTTGCCGTGTCCATCGAAGGGGAGGACGGTGCGCGAGCCCTCGTAAAAAACTGTCTCACGCAGTTGTACGCGCTTTTGAAAGCCGGCCACCCCCTGCACCCCAGAGATATGGAATACGCCTTCGGCATGCTGGAGCGCGATGCGGACGCGGATATCGCCAAGATATTCCGCGATGCCGTGTTCGTGGTATCCCCCCGCCGGACGATCAGCCCCAAGACCTTGAGCCAGCGGGATTATGTGGCCGCGCTGCGCGAGGCGGACATGACCTTTGCCGTGGGGCCCGCGGGAACGGGCAAAACATATCTGGCGGTTGCCGTTGCGTTGTCCATGCTCCTTGCCAAACGGGTCAAGCGTATTATTTTGACCAGGCCCGCGGTGGAAGCCGGAGAACGGCTGGGTTTTCTGCCCGGCGACCTCGCCCAGAAGATAAACCCTTACTTGCGCCCTCTGTACGACGCGCTGCACGACATGCTGGATTTTGAGCGGGTCGCGGAGATGCTGGAGACGGGGGTAATTGAAGTTGCGCCCCTTGCGTTCATGCGGGGCAGAACCCTTAACGATTCGTTTATCATTTTGGACGAGGCCCAGAATACCACCACGGAACAGATGAAAATGTTTCTGACCAGGATGGGGTTCGGGTCAAAAACGGCCATTACCGGCGATACGACCCAGATCGACCTGCCGGAAAGCGGCAAGGCGGCGCCCCGCTCGGGGCTTGTTCAGGCCTTGTCCGTGCTGCGGGACGTGGAAGGCATCCGCATGCTTCGTTTTGACGAAAGCGATGTCCTGCGCCACCCCCTGGTCGGAAGAGTAGTGAAGGCATATGACCAACATAAAAATACAGACTAA
- a CDS encoding conserved hypothetical protein (Evidence 4 : Homologs of previously reported genes of unknown function), which translates to MTAEHASITRDPATKTATLTVAHSGRWDLFAGKTVADVDFSQPIASGAGPGKQTLPPAGWTCFALRAAERDAKKPLLLAERHLPMAGGYNFRDLGGFSGTNGKRVAWGKFFRTDGLSALTDADLTYLASIPVVTIVDFRTAEENEHHPDKIPASVKNVVRLPIAPGYMSERAAKNLEDYASPDEFMLEMYRDLALDPDITASYRRFFAAVQAEKDIPIIFHCSAGKDRTGLAAALILTALGVDREAILADYEASNGYLGDKYAPYIAQKPYLKSLFTVKKTFLLEAFRLLESEYGSLGAYLETALDVDVAAMRRRFLV; encoded by the coding sequence ATGACCGCCGAACACGCCTCCATCACCCGCGACCCGGCCACGAAAACCGCCACCCTTACCGTTGCCCACAGCGGCAGGTGGGATCTTTTCGCGGGCAAAACCGTTGCCGACGTTGACTTTTCTCAACCCATCGCTTCGGGGGCCGGCCCCGGAAAACAGACGCTGCCCCCGGCCGGGTGGACATGCTTCGCCCTGCGCGCGGCGGAGCGGGATGCCAAAAAACCGCTGCTCCTTGCCGAACGGCACCTGCCCATGGCGGGCGGCTACAATTTCCGCGACCTTGGCGGGTTTTCCGGGACAAACGGCAAACGCGTGGCCTGGGGGAAGTTTTTCCGCACGGACGGGCTCAGCGCGTTGACAGACGCGGATTTGACGTACCTTGCCTCCATCCCCGTCGTCACCATCGTCGATTTCCGGACCGCCGAGGAAAACGAGCATCATCCGGACAAAATTCCCGCAAGCGTCAAAAACGTTGTGCGCCTCCCCATCGCACCCGGCTACATGAGCGAGCGCGCGGCCAAAAATCTTGAGGACTACGCCTCCCCGGACGAATTCATGCTCGAGATGTACCGCGATCTGGCCCTGGACCCGGACATCACCGCGTCCTACCGGCGGTTTTTCGCCGCCGTGCAGGCCGAGAAGGATATCCCCATCATCTTCCACTGCTCGGCCGGCAAGGACCGCACGGGCCTCGCCGCGGCGCTCATTCTTACGGCTCTCGGCGTGGACCGGGAGGCCATTCTCGCGGATTACGAGGCTTCCAACGGCTACCTGGGTGACAAGTACGCGCCCTACATCGCGCAAAAGCCGTACCTCAAGAGCCTGTTCACCGTGAAAAAGACCTTCCTGCTGGAGGCATTCAGACTGCTCGAATCCGAGTACGGCTCCCTTGGGGCCTACCTTGAGACGGCTCTGGATGTGGATGTTGCCGCGATGCGCCGGCGGTTCCTCGTATAG